A single window of Vigna radiata var. radiata cultivar VC1973A chromosome 4, Vradiata_ver6, whole genome shotgun sequence DNA harbors:
- the LOC111241517 gene encoding probable disease resistance protein At5g63020, with translation MTEIIGLDKHSSETAITFKFPHLNTISLIELHELRSFYSGIHTLEWPPLKKLEIVDCSMLEGLTSEITNSKEQPIVLATKKAIYNLEYMSVSLKEAEWLQKYIVNAYRMHKLEELALYRLKNNKILFWFLHRLPNLKSLILELCHMKRIWTPERLSSCEKIGGIVQLKELELYNMWSLEEIGFEHDVLLQRVERLIIFGCKKLRNLASSLVSFSYLTSIEVVNCMMKNLMTLSTAKSLVQLTTMKVISCPLIAEIAAENEEEKVQEVEFKQLKSLELVSLQNLTSFSSVEKCDLKFPLLEKLVVSGCPQMTKLSEVQSSPKLQKVHVEEGDKDKWYWEGDLNATLQTHFTNQVSFEYSKDINLVDYPEGKVRHGKFAFPDNFFGCLKKLEFDEACKRDTLIPSHVLPYLKNLEELNVEKCESAQIIFDIHESEIQTKISKELSVFPICKEWMLMAVEAF, from the exons ATGACAGAGATTATTGGTTTGGACAAACATTCAAGTGAAACTGCTATCACCTTTAAATTTCCTCATCTAAACACAATATCATTAATAGAGTTGCATGAATTGAGGAGTTTCTACTCAGGAATTCATACTTTAGAATGGCCACCAttgaagaaattggaaatagtCGACTGTAGCATGCTCGAAGGATTGACTTCAGAAATCACAAATTCAAAAGAGCAACCAATTGTTTTAGCTACAAAAAAG gcAATATATAACTTGGAATACATGTCGGTCAGCTTAAAGGAAGCAGAATGGTTACAGAAATACATTGTTAATGCTTATAGAATGCATAAACTAGAAGAACTTGCCTTGTATAGAttgaagaataataaaattctcTTTTGGTTTCTTCATAGACTTCCcaatttgaaaagtttaatattaGAACTTTGTCACATGAAAAGAATTTGGACTCCTGAACGTCTTAGTTCATGTGAAAAAATAGGTGGTATTGTGCAACTTAAAGAGTTAGAATTATATAACATGTGGTCTCTAGAGGAGATTGGTTTTGAGCATGATGTGCTTCTTCAAAGGGTAGAACGCTTAATCATCTTTGGAtgcaaaaaattgagaaatctAGCATCATCCTTGGTATCTTTTAGTTACTTAACATCCATAGAAGTGGTGAACTGTATGATGAAGAATTTAATGACACTCTCAACTGCTAAATCCTTGGTTCAACTCACAACGATGAAAGTAATTTCATGTCCATTAATTGCGGAAATTGCTGCagaaaatgaagaggaaaaagtACAAGAGGTtgagtttaaacaattaaaatcattaGAATTGGTGTCTCTACAAAATCTCACAAGTTTCTCTAGTGTTGAAAAGTGTGACTTAAAATTCCCACTATTAGAAAAATTAGTAGTAAGTGGATGCCCTCAAATGACAAAATTGTCTGAAGTCCAAAGTTCTCCAAAGCTACAAAAAGTACATGTTGAAGAAGGAGATAAAGACAAATGGTATTGGGAAGGTGATTTGAATGCCACTCTACAAACACATTTCACAAACCAG GTTTCTTTTGAATATTCAAAGGATATAAATCTTGTTGATTATCCTGAGGGGAAAGTTCGACATGGCAAATTTGCTTTTCCGGACAATTTCTTTGGTTGTTTGAAGAAATTGGAATTTGATGAAGCATGTAAAAGAGATACTTTAATTCCCTCTCATGTACTACCTTACTTGAAGAACTTAGAAGAATTGAATGTGGAGAAATGTGAATCAGCACAGATAATATTTGACATACATGAGAGTGAAATCCAGAC GAAAATATCAAAGGAATTGTCAGTTTTTCCAATTTGCAAAGAGTGGATGTTGATGGCTGTGGAAGCCTTTTAA